One Curtobacterium herbarum genomic window carries:
- a CDS encoding NADPH-dependent FMN reductase, protein MTQIIALVGSLRAGSINRQLTEAAAQHAPEGIELSVFDGIVDLPFYNEDIDGDTPPEAAVAFRQALADADGVLLVTPEYNGTMPAVLKNALDWASRPFGASPLSGKPLAVIGSAFGQYGGVWAHDDARKAAGIAGAKVLEDVKVAIPQSVVRFAEKHPREDEEVVGLVRGALTALADAAAEPVAA, encoded by the coding sequence ATGACCCAGATCATCGCCCTCGTGGGCAGTCTCCGCGCCGGATCCATCAACCGCCAGCTCACCGAAGCCGCCGCCCAGCACGCACCGGAGGGCATCGAGCTCTCGGTCTTCGACGGCATCGTGGACCTGCCCTTCTACAACGAGGACATCGACGGCGACACCCCGCCGGAGGCCGCGGTCGCGTTCCGCCAGGCCCTCGCCGACGCCGACGGCGTCCTGCTCGTCACCCCCGAGTACAACGGCACGATGCCGGCCGTGCTGAAGAACGCGCTCGACTGGGCCTCCCGTCCGTTCGGTGCGTCGCCGCTCTCCGGCAAGCCGCTCGCCGTCATCGGTTCGGCGTTCGGCCAGTACGGCGGCGTCTGGGCACACGACGACGCCCGCAAGGCCGCCGGCATCGCGGGTGCGAAGGTCCTGGAGGACGTCAAGGTCGCGATCCCGCAGTCCGTGGTCCGCTTCGCCGAGAAGCACCCGCGCGAGGACGAAGAGGTCGTCGGCCTCGTCCGCGGCGCCCTGACCGCGCTCGCCGACGCCGCTGCCGAGCCAGTCGCCGCGTAG
- a CDS encoding MarR family winged helix-turn-helix transcriptional regulator has product MTTQDLAEPSGSWYPDDDATRRGVAVLHALRRYRASETAMRRRTRDSMGMGETDLLAVRHLLQAQRAGRSVSPKDLAAYLRISSASTTILVDRLAKSGHVRREPHPTDRRGLVIVPTVETDAEVRATLGTMHRRMMQIAEGLSAPDARVVAVFLEQMRVAVDQVDPPVVAG; this is encoded by the coding sequence ATGACGACGCAGGACCTCGCGGAGCCGTCCGGCTCCTGGTACCCGGACGACGACGCCACCCGGCGTGGTGTCGCCGTGTTGCACGCCCTGCGTCGCTACCGCGCCTCCGAGACGGCGATGCGTCGCCGCACCCGCGACTCGATGGGGATGGGCGAGACCGACCTGCTGGCCGTCCGCCACCTGCTGCAGGCGCAGCGCGCCGGGCGATCGGTCAGCCCGAAGGACCTGGCGGCGTACCTCCGGATCTCGTCGGCCTCGACGACGATCCTGGTCGACCGCCTGGCGAAGAGCGGCCACGTCCGTCGTGAGCCGCACCCGACCGACCGCCGCGGGCTGGTCATCGTGCCGACCGTGGAGACCGACGCCGAGGTCCGGGCCACGCTCGGCACCATGCACCGCCGCATGATGCAGATCGCCGAGGGCCTGTCGGCGCCCGACGCCCGGGTCGTCGCCGTGTTCCTCGAGCAGATGCGCGTCGCCGTCGACCAGGTCGACCCGCCCGTCGTCGCCGGCTGA
- a CDS encoding Dps family protein, with amino-acid sequence MHASDKLAANMQKVLVDLIDLHLQGKQAHWNILGTNFRDLHLQLDEIVDAAREFADDTAERMRALYAVPDGRSATVAATSHLDAFPEGEVATHDAIDLVTLRLYQATGTMRDVHDEVDDEDPTTADLLHGFIERLEQLAWMVSAENRTPRTPLAAATSPATAEASAHS; translated from the coding sequence ATGCACGCATCGGACAAGCTCGCCGCCAACATGCAGAAGGTCCTCGTCGACCTGATCGACCTGCACCTGCAGGGCAAGCAGGCCCACTGGAACATCCTCGGCACCAACTTCCGCGACCTCCACCTGCAGCTCGACGAGATCGTCGACGCCGCCCGAGAGTTCGCCGACGACACCGCGGAGCGCATGCGTGCGCTCTACGCCGTGCCGGACGGCCGCTCGGCGACGGTCGCCGCGACCAGCCACCTCGACGCGTTCCCCGAGGGCGAGGTCGCCACGCACGACGCCATCGACCTGGTGACCCTCCGCCTGTACCAGGCCACCGGCACCATGCGCGACGTGCACGACGAGGTCGACGACGAGGACCCGACGACCGCGGACCTGCTCCACGGCTTCATCGAGCGTCTCGAGCAGCTCGCCTGGATGGTGTCCGCCGAGAACCGCACGCCCCGCACGCCGCTCGCCGCCGCGACCAGCCCGGCGACCGCCGAAGCGTCCGCCCACTCCTGA
- a CDS encoding SDR family NAD(P)-dependent oxidoreductase — protein MDLGIQGKTALVFGGDSGIGWNTARILLAEGATVVVTDLDQSRLDTSADQLEAPIGKLHAFAADVRSAESLAALHEKVREAVGEIDILVQSSGVTGAQGMFHEIDEAGWQETLDVDLMGPVRITREFIADLRNGGWGRIVYLVSEDASQPYDDELPYCAAKAGVLSFAKGLSRSYAKEGLLVNTVSPAFIHTPMTDAMMDKRSKQLGTSFDEAITSFLDEQRPYMELKRRGEPEEVANVVAFLCSELASFVNGSNYRVDSGSVATI, from the coding sequence GTGGACCTCGGGATCCAGGGCAAGACCGCGCTCGTCTTCGGTGGTGACTCCGGCATCGGCTGGAACACGGCGCGCATCCTCCTCGCCGAGGGTGCCACCGTGGTCGTCACCGACCTCGACCAGAGCCGTCTCGACACCAGCGCCGACCAGCTCGAGGCGCCGATCGGCAAGCTGCACGCCTTCGCGGCCGACGTCCGCAGCGCCGAGAGCCTCGCCGCCCTGCACGAGAAGGTGCGGGAGGCCGTCGGTGAGATCGACATCCTGGTGCAGTCCTCGGGCGTCACGGGCGCCCAGGGCATGTTCCACGAGATCGACGAGGCCGGCTGGCAGGAGACGCTCGACGTCGACCTGATGGGCCCGGTCCGCATCACCCGCGAGTTCATCGCGGACCTGCGGAACGGCGGCTGGGGTCGGATCGTCTACCTGGTGTCCGAGGACGCCTCGCAGCCGTACGACGACGAACTGCCCTACTGCGCCGCGAAGGCCGGGGTGCTCTCGTTCGCGAAGGGCCTGTCGCGCTCGTACGCGAAGGAGGGGCTGCTGGTGAACACGGTCTCCCCCGCGTTCATCCACACCCCGATGACCGACGCGATGATGGACAAGCGGTCGAAGCAGCTCGGCACCTCGTTCGACGAGGCGATCACGAGCTTCCTCGACGAGCAGCGCCCCTACATGGAACTCAAGCGACGCGGTGAGCCGGAAGAGGTCGCGAACGTCGTCGCGTTCCTCTGCTCGGAACTCGCCAGCTTCGTGAACGGCTCGAACTACCGGGTCGACTCCGGCTCGGTCGCCACCATCTGA
- a CDS encoding NAD(P)/FAD-dependent oxidoreductase produces MTDHRYLIVGGGMVADSAARGIRELDPDGSIGVISEDVDRPYARPALSKKLWTDPDFSWDDKVDLHTEETGATFVLGTRVVSIDRQAKTVTTDDGAVVGYERLLLATGGHPRDLPGLAPSDRVLSYRSAADYRTLRRHADANAHVVVVGGSYIGTEVAAGLVQNGARVTLVTPDDVLGGHMFPAGLAAAFQQRFVDAGVQVRTGRRVESGEETADGVTLTLDDGSTITADAAVAGLGIEPATQLAEDAGLAVDDGITVSSTLVTDDPAVFAAGDVASYPDRLLGTRRVEHVDNAQQQGRQAGRNLAGAGETYDHTPMFYSNVFDLGYEAVGVVSSSLRTVEDWAEPNVTGVVYHLDDDDLVAGVLLWNVSGKTDEARKVLAEAHALTPDALPGLITAD; encoded by the coding sequence ATGACCGACCACCGATACCTCATCGTCGGCGGCGGGATGGTCGCCGACTCCGCTGCCCGCGGCATCCGCGAGCTCGACCCCGACGGTTCGATCGGGGTCATCAGCGAGGACGTCGACCGCCCGTACGCCCGTCCGGCCCTGTCCAAGAAGCTCTGGACCGACCCGGACTTCAGCTGGGACGACAAGGTCGACCTGCACACCGAGGAGACCGGGGCGACGTTCGTCCTCGGCACCCGGGTCGTCTCGATCGACCGCCAGGCCAAGACCGTCACGACCGACGACGGCGCCGTCGTCGGCTACGAGCGACTGCTCCTGGCCACCGGCGGCCACCCGCGTGACCTGCCCGGGCTCGCGCCGTCCGACCGGGTGCTCAGCTACCGCAGCGCGGCCGACTACCGCACGCTCCGTCGGCACGCCGACGCGAACGCGCACGTGGTCGTCGTCGGCGGCAGCTACATCGGCACCGAGGTCGCGGCTGGCCTCGTCCAGAACGGTGCCCGCGTGACGCTGGTCACGCCCGACGACGTCCTCGGCGGGCACATGTTCCCCGCCGGTCTCGCCGCCGCGTTCCAGCAGCGCTTCGTCGATGCCGGGGTGCAGGTCCGGACCGGTCGCCGCGTGGAGTCCGGCGAGGAGACCGCGGACGGCGTCACGCTGACGCTCGACGACGGCTCGACGATCACGGCGGACGCCGCCGTGGCCGGCCTGGGCATCGAGCCGGCCACCCAGCTCGCCGAGGACGCCGGCCTGGCGGTCGACGACGGCATCACGGTGTCGTCGACGCTCGTCACCGACGACCCCGCCGTCTTCGCCGCCGGTGACGTCGCGTCCTACCCGGACCGGCTGCTCGGCACGCGCCGCGTCGAGCACGTCGACAACGCCCAGCAGCAGGGACGCCAGGCCGGCCGCAACCTGGCCGGCGCCGGCGAGACCTACGACCACACGCCGATGTTCTACTCGAACGTCTTCGACCTGGGGTACGAGGCCGTCGGCGTCGTCTCCTCGTCGCTCCGCACCGTCGAGGACTGGGCCGAACCGAACGTCACCGGCGTCGTCTACCACCTGGACGACGACGACCTGGTCGCCGGCGTGCTGCTCTGGAACGTGTCCGGCAAGACCGACGAGGCCCGCAAGGTCCTCGCCGAGGCGCACGCGCTGACGCCCGACGCGCTGCCCGGTCTGATCACCGCGGACTGA
- a CDS encoding alpha/beta fold hydrolase produces MNDEHHQGQRVPAGAPDPAAELARAEDADVQVQVDRIAVDHTYVRVSSIGEPGERAFVLVAGLGIASTYYERLAPHLNENGPVHALDLPGFAGVPRFRGGVSIERYADAVEKVIDDLRLQDPVLIGHSMGTQVVVEVAARRPDLSDVVLISPVLDPSARSIPTAALRFLRSAVHEPAAVRWHAITAYALCGWHWFRKVLPKMIAYPIEDRVADVRAHTLVVRGEHDALVPRAWVRQLARALPYGVLREVVGGAHSVMHAQADAVAQLAVAHVDGRLPDRGVSSLQRVRDDSTATDLDRLGATDRWLVVKSRFMELFGMATGDDEQLEAAKSAHAVAMADHDGIPVDPRERDEVVETVAPERDGDRRPF; encoded by the coding sequence ATGAACGACGAGCACCACCAGGGGCAGCGCGTCCCGGCCGGCGCACCCGACCCGGCCGCCGAGCTCGCCCGGGCCGAGGACGCCGACGTCCAGGTGCAGGTCGACCGCATCGCCGTCGACCACACCTACGTGCGCGTCAGCTCGATCGGGGAACCGGGCGAGCGTGCGTTCGTGCTGGTCGCGGGGCTCGGCATCGCGTCGACGTACTACGAGCGGCTGGCCCCGCACCTCAACGAGAACGGCCCGGTGCACGCCCTCGACCTGCCCGGTTTCGCCGGCGTCCCGCGGTTCCGCGGTGGCGTGTCCATCGAGCGGTACGCCGACGCGGTCGAGAAGGTCATCGACGACCTGCGACTGCAGGACCCGGTGCTGATCGGGCACTCGATGGGGACCCAGGTCGTCGTCGAGGTCGCCGCCCGCCGCCCGGACCTCTCCGACGTGGTGCTCATCAGCCCGGTCCTCGACCCGTCGGCTCGGTCGATCCCGACCGCGGCACTCCGCTTCCTCCGGTCGGCCGTGCACGAACCCGCCGCCGTCCGCTGGCACGCGATCACCGCCTACGCACTCTGCGGGTGGCACTGGTTCCGCAAGGTCCTGCCGAAGATGATCGCCTACCCGATCGAGGACCGCGTCGCCGACGTCCGGGCGCACACCCTGGTCGTCCGCGGGGAGCACGACGCACTCGTCCCGCGCGCCTGGGTCCGGCAGCTCGCCCGTGCGCTGCCGTACGGCGTCCTCCGCGAGGTCGTGGGCGGCGCGCACTCGGTCATGCACGCGCAGGCGGACGCGGTCGCGCAGCTCGCCGTCGCCCACGTCGACGGCCGCCTGCCGGACCGGGGCGTCTCGTCGCTGCAGCGGGTCCGCGACGACTCCACCGCGACGGACCTGGACCGGCTCGGTGCGACGGACCGTTGGCTCGTCGTGAAGTCGCGGTTCATGGAGCTGTTCGGCATGGCGACGGGCGACGACGAGCAGCTCGAGGCCGCGAAGTCCGCCCACGCCGTGGCGATGGCGGACCACGACGGCATCCCGGTCGACCCGCGCGAGCGCGACGAGGTCGTCGAGACGGTCGCGCCGGAGCGCGACGGCGATCGACGCCCGTTCTGA
- a CDS encoding SMP-30/gluconolactonase/LRE family protein, with amino-acid sequence MSERATAGSARVFSDVRATLAESIVWDPAQGVGRWVDIPNGTLTTADDDGQVLQTTQLDPPLPSFQPRVGGGFVAAQDDTVVLTDAGGHVERELASVVHANDEMRFNEGKCDPFGRFLVGSMDPTDGPPAGALYAFSGDGSVAVLRSGFGTTNGMEWNDDGSEMYVTDTDTNTIYRAGYGPDGVLGDLEPFIEGAAHDGLVRDDEGCFWGAIYGESKVERYGPDGTHLETVEIPAPNVTSVAFGGTDMSLLLVGTAREGLTEDQLRRSPHSGSVFAVPTRVHGRPAFPFAG; translated from the coding sequence GTGAGCGAGCGCGCCACCGCCGGCTCGGCCCGGGTGTTCAGCGACGTGCGGGCGACCCTCGCCGAGAGCATCGTCTGGGACCCGGCGCAGGGGGTCGGCCGCTGGGTCGACATCCCGAACGGCACGCTCACCACCGCGGACGACGACGGCCAGGTGCTGCAGACCACGCAGCTCGACCCGCCGCTGCCGTCGTTCCAGCCGCGCGTCGGCGGGGGCTTCGTCGCCGCCCAGGACGACACCGTGGTGCTGACGGACGCCGGCGGACACGTCGAACGCGAACTGGCGAGCGTCGTGCACGCCAACGACGAGATGCGCTTCAACGAGGGCAAGTGCGACCCGTTCGGCCGGTTCCTGGTCGGCAGCATGGACCCGACGGACGGTCCGCCGGCCGGTGCGCTCTACGCGTTCTCGGGCGACGGCTCGGTGGCGGTCCTGCGGAGCGGGTTCGGCACCACCAACGGCATGGAGTGGAACGACGACGGCTCCGAGATGTACGTGACGGACACCGACACGAACACGATCTACCGGGCCGGGTACGGTCCGGACGGGGTGCTCGGGGACCTCGAGCCGTTCATCGAGGGTGCCGCGCACGACGGCCTGGTGCGCGACGACGAGGGCTGCTTCTGGGGCGCGATCTACGGCGAGAGCAAGGTCGAGCGGTACGGACCGGACGGCACGCACCTCGAGACGGTGGAGATCCCGGCGCCGAACGTGACCTCGGTGGCGTTCGGCGGCACGGACATGTCCCTGCTGCTCGTCGGCACGGCTCGCGAGGGTCTGACCGAGGACCAGCTCCGGCGCTCCCCGCACTCCGGCTCGGTGTTCGCGGTGCCGACCCGGGTGCACGGCCGCCCGGCGTTCCCCTTCGCCGGCTGA
- the treS gene encoding maltose alpha-D-glucosyltransferase, translating into MDDDAPRTDERTADDYLTGERLPVGGVPDPSGGEQGDAAVDADEATPVAPDITYDEQLYPARPRRLRPRANLRGGSLQRRFSDPRAANGENPAYIEWLVRQSMLKDADVLSRQLSGTPAMWRNPYARPDARRAVSTSDVWFTAYPISLITRDGESFLTALADPQLWSAFERIGINGVHTGPVKRAGGIRGWQETPSVDGHFDRIGTQIDPTFGDEETFQRMTDVAEEHGGSIIDDIVPGHTGKGADFRLAEMAFKDYPGIYHMVEIPPEEWYLLPTVPEHRDSVNLDAATESALADRGYIIGELQRVIFHQPGVKETNWSVTAPVVGVDGTTRRWVYLHYFKEGQPSVNWLDPTFAGMRLVIGDALHSLGDLGTSALRLDANGFLGVEKSAEGAPGWSEGHPLSHAANHVIAGMVRKVGGFTFQELNLTIEDIRDTGAVGADLSYDFINRPAYHHALATGDTEFLRLTLRTSLELGVEPVSLVHGMQNHDELTYELVHWATLHQDDLYTFHGEETRGGALAERIRADLTAALTGDAADYNLVFTTNGIACTTASLIAATQGHTTLDDIADEHVPQIRDAHLLLAAFNAWQPGVFAMSGWDLLGSLTVPRELVTDLIAEGDTRWIERGAHDLLGVAPETERSASGMPRARSLYGPLPEQLASPDSFASRLGELLRVRTEYGIASARQVDVPEVAHRGMLVMVHELESTDETGEPVVQITVLNMTDTPLDGTIRSESLPHGATVVDATDHSELGTVDDLCSFPLRIDAYGSRFLVLRRDVEPEA; encoded by the coding sequence ATGGACGACGACGCACCCCGGACCGACGAGCGGACCGCTGACGACTACCTGACCGGCGAACGGCTGCCCGTCGGCGGTGTCCCGGACCCGAGCGGTGGCGAGCAGGGCGACGCCGCCGTGGACGCGGACGAGGCGACCCCGGTCGCACCGGACATCACCTACGACGAGCAGCTCTACCCGGCCCGCCCGCGTCGACTGCGGCCCCGCGCGAACCTGCGCGGCGGCAGCCTGCAGCGTCGGTTCTCGGACCCGCGCGCCGCGAACGGCGAGAACCCGGCGTACATCGAGTGGCTCGTCCGCCAGTCGATGCTCAAGGACGCGGACGTCCTCAGCCGCCAGCTCTCCGGCACGCCGGCCATGTGGCGCAACCCCTACGCCCGACCGGACGCCCGCCGTGCGGTGTCGACCTCGGACGTGTGGTTCACCGCGTACCCGATCTCGCTCATCACCCGCGACGGGGAGTCCTTCCTGACGGCGCTCGCCGACCCGCAGCTGTGGTCCGCGTTCGAGCGCATCGGCATCAACGGCGTGCACACCGGACCGGTCAAGCGGGCCGGCGGCATCCGCGGCTGGCAGGAGACCCCGAGCGTCGACGGCCACTTCGACCGGATCGGGACCCAGATCGACCCGACGTTCGGCGACGAGGAGACGTTCCAGCGGATGACCGACGTCGCCGAGGAGCACGGCGGCAGCATCATCGACGACATCGTGCCGGGCCACACCGGCAAGGGCGCCGACTTCCGCCTGGCCGAGATGGCGTTCAAGGACTACCCCGGGATCTACCACATGGTCGAGATCCCGCCGGAGGAGTGGTACCTGCTCCCCACCGTGCCCGAGCACCGCGACTCCGTGAACCTCGACGCGGCGACCGAGTCCGCGCTCGCCGACCGGGGCTACATCATCGGTGAGCTGCAGCGCGTGATCTTCCACCAGCCCGGCGTCAAGGAGACCAACTGGAGCGTCACCGCGCCCGTCGTCGGCGTCGACGGCACCACCCGGCGCTGGGTGTACCTGCACTACTTCAAGGAGGGGCAGCCCTCGGTCAACTGGCTCGACCCGACCTTCGCCGGCATGCGCCTGGTGATCGGCGACGCCCTGCACTCGCTCGGCGACCTCGGCACGAGCGCACTCCGGCTCGACGCGAACGGCTTCCTCGGCGTCGAGAAGAGTGCCGAGGGCGCCCCCGGCTGGTCCGAGGGCCACCCGCTCTCGCACGCGGCGAACCACGTCATCGCGGGCATGGTCCGGAAGGTCGGCGGCTTCACGTTCCAGGAGCTCAACCTGACGATCGAGGACATCCGCGACACCGGTGCCGTCGGTGCCGACCTGTCGTACGACTTCATCAACCGTCCCGCGTACCACCACGCCCTGGCCACCGGGGACACCGAGTTCCTCCGCCTGACGCTCCGCACCTCGCTCGAGCTCGGGGTCGAGCCGGTCAGCCTGGTGCACGGCATGCAGAACCACGACGAGCTCACCTACGAGCTCGTGCACTGGGCGACGCTGCACCAGGACGACCTGTACACGTTCCACGGCGAGGAGACCCGCGGTGGGGCGCTCGCCGAACGGATCCGCGCCGACCTCACGGCGGCGCTGACCGGTGACGCGGCGGACTACAACCTGGTCTTCACCACGAACGGCATCGCCTGCACGACGGCGTCGCTGATCGCGGCGACGCAGGGACACACCACCCTCGACGACATCGCCGACGAGCACGTGCCGCAGATCCGCGACGCCCACCTGCTGCTCGCCGCGTTCAACGCCTGGCAGCCCGGCGTCTTCGCGATGTCCGGCTGGGACCTGCTCGGGTCGCTGACCGTGCCGCGCGAGCTCGTCACGGACCTCATCGCCGAGGGGGACACCCGGTGGATCGAGCGCGGCGCGCACGACCTGCTCGGCGTCGCCCCGGAGACCGAGCGCTCGGCCTCCGGCATGCCCCGGGCCCGTTCGCTCTACGGCCCGCTGCCGGAACAGCTCGCGTCGCCCGACTCGTTCGCGTCCCGCCTGGGCGAACTCCTGCGCGTCCGCACCGAGTACGGCATCGCCTCGGCCCGCCAGGTCGACGTCCCCGAGGTCGCGCACCGCGGGATGCTCGTGATGGTGCACGAACTCGAGTCGACCGACGAGACGGGCGAGCCGGTCGTGCAGATCACCGTGCTCAACATGACCGACACCCCGCTCGACGGCACGATCCGGTCCGAGTCCCTGCCGCACGGCGCCACGGTCGTGGACGCCACGGACCACAGCGAGCTCGGCACCGTCGACGACCTGTGCAGCTTCCCGCTGCGCATCGACGCGTACGGCTCGCGGTTCCTGGTGCTCCGCCGGGACGTCGAACCGGAGGCGTGA
- a CDS encoding protein kinase domain-containing protein has product MPATDEAREQPGLLAGRYRLERVIGQGGMSVVHHAWDESLDRPVAVKLFHPGIVDIARQEAEQGVLAALDHHNLVSLLDAGVVEDRHGALQRFIVMALVHGQDLEERLTLGPLASRHIAEIGYDMAEALDYIHAQGVVHRDIKPSNILLVDYGNGSDRARARLTDFGIALAAGVERLTADGVTTGTAAYLSPEQARGAEVGPASDVYALGLVLLQCFTRRREFPGSLVESALARLSRDPVVPEPLPEHWKHALAAMTAQDPHARPVGAELVALLRHVVITDSAGEAPPADTTSAGVAHGAGSDTVGATTSSAAAGPATGGGASRPDPSASRPATLDVLPEEALQRTTKMAARLFDAPIALIEVLDEDREWSQSYVADGVDKSARSITFRNGFAPVPVPVVIPDGSTHPDMRNSPLVTGPLGIRFYVSVPLVRHDGATVGTLAVLDSRPRTADEADMANLRDLAALAVTQLELRQESLRTTSDSVPVVRTGQGAHAAPVTAAPESAAPLTDSRAAAGPEHAV; this is encoded by the coding sequence ATGCCCGCGACGGACGAAGCCCGGGAGCAGCCCGGACTCCTGGCCGGCCGGTACCGGCTCGAGCGGGTCATCGGCCAGGGCGGCATGTCCGTCGTGCACCACGCGTGGGACGAGTCCCTGGACCGACCGGTCGCCGTGAAGCTCTTCCACCCCGGCATCGTCGACATCGCCCGCCAGGAGGCCGAGCAGGGCGTCCTGGCGGCGCTCGACCACCACAACCTCGTCAGTCTGCTGGACGCCGGGGTCGTCGAGGACCGGCACGGGGCACTGCAGCGCTTCATCGTGATGGCACTCGTGCACGGCCAGGACCTCGAGGAGCGGCTGACACTCGGCCCCCTCGCCTCGCGGCACATCGCCGAGATCGGCTACGACATGGCCGAGGCGCTCGACTACATCCACGCCCAGGGCGTCGTGCACCGGGACATCAAGCCGTCGAACATCCTGCTCGTCGACTACGGCAACGGCTCCGACCGCGCCCGCGCACGGCTCACCGACTTCGGGATCGCCCTGGCCGCCGGCGTCGAGCGGCTCACGGCGGACGGCGTCACGACCGGCACGGCCGCCTACCTCAGCCCCGAGCAGGCGCGCGGCGCCGAGGTCGGCCCGGCGAGCGACGTCTACGCGCTCGGCCTGGTGCTGCTGCAGTGCTTCACCCGGCGACGCGAGTTCCCCGGGTCGCTGGTCGAGTCGGCGCTCGCCCGGCTGTCCCGCGACCCCGTCGTGCCCGAGCCGCTGCCGGAGCACTGGAAGCACGCGCTCGCCGCGATGACCGCGCAGGACCCGCACGCCCGTCCGGTGGGCGCCGAGCTGGTCGCGCTGCTCCGGCACGTCGTCATCACCGACTCCGCGGGGGAGGCCCCACCCGCCGACACGACGTCGGCCGGCGTCGCGCACGGGGCCGGGTCCGACACCGTCGGGGCGACCACGTCGTCGGCCGCAGCCGGTCCCGCCACCGGTGGGGGAGCCTCCCGTCCGGACCCGAGCGCGTCGCGACCCGCGACCCTGGACGTCCTGCCCGAGGAGGCGCTGCAGCGGACCACGAAGATGGCCGCGCGCCTGTTCGACGCCCCGATCGCCCTCATCGAGGTGCTCGACGAGGACCGCGAGTGGTCGCAGTCGTACGTCGCCGACGGCGTCGACAAGTCCGCCCGGAGCATCACCTTCCGCAACGGGTTCGCCCCCGTCCCGGTACCGGTCGTGATCCCGGACGGGTCCACGCACCCCGACATGCGGAACAGCCCGCTCGTCACCGGGCCGCTCGGCATCCGGTTCTACGTCAGCGTCCCCCTGGTCCGGCACGACGGCGCCACCGTCGGCACGCTCGCCGTGCTCGACTCCCGACCCCGCACCGCCGACGAGGCCGACATGGCCAACCTCCGCGACCTCGCCGCGCTCGCCGTGACCCAGCTCGAACTGCGGCAGGAGTCGCTCCGCACCACCAGCGACTCGGTGCCCGTCGTGCGGACCGGGCAGGGCGCCCACGCGGCACCGGTGACCGCGGCACCGGAGAGCGCGGCACCGCTGACCGACAGCCGCGCCGCCGCCGGACCCGAACACGCCGTCTGA
- a CDS encoding DUF1206 domain-containing protein — protein sequence MTDTAQDAARETGRQARRVADSRWFETTARAGFVGTGVVHLLIGYLAVLLGIGTAAAGSGAQGSQSGDTDQSGALAQIASVPGGVVLLWAVAIGTAALTLRLVVEAVVGGRTDDARAWLARAKNAGKAVVYGAIAYSSASYALGAGKSSTGSSRSAAATALATPGGVVLLLLVAAVAIAIGVGLVVIGVRGSWKKHLRPQPESVRRTVAVLATLGYVAKGIAVVIVGVLIAVAGFRSDPEQATGLDGAFDALRSMPGGPVVLVVVGLGFAAFGLYSFVRARYARI from the coding sequence GTGACCGACACCGCCCAGGACGCAGCCCGAGAGACCGGACGACAGGCGCGCCGTGTCGCCGACAGCCGCTGGTTCGAGACCACGGCCCGCGCGGGCTTCGTCGGGACGGGGGTCGTGCACCTGCTCATCGGCTACCTCGCGGTCCTGCTCGGCATCGGCACGGCCGCGGCCGGCAGCGGTGCCCAGGGATCGCAGTCCGGCGACACCGACCAGTCCGGCGCGCTCGCACAGATCGCCTCCGTCCCCGGTGGAGTGGTGCTGCTCTGGGCGGTCGCGATCGGCACCGCCGCGCTGACCCTCCGCCTGGTCGTCGAGGCCGTCGTCGGCGGCCGGACCGACGACGCCCGCGCCTGGCTCGCCCGCGCGAAGAACGCCGGCAAGGCCGTCGTGTACGGCGCCATCGCGTACTCGTCCGCCAGCTACGCCCTCGGCGCCGGGAAGAGCTCGACCGGGTCGAGTCGCAGCGCCGCCGCGACCGCACTGGCCACGCCCGGCGGTGTCGTGCTCCTGCTGCTCGTCGCCGCCGTCGCGATCGCCATCGGGGTCGGACTCGTCGTCATCGGCGTGCGCGGCTCGTGGAAGAAGCACCTCCGCCCGCAGCCGGAGTCCGTCCGGCGCACCGTGGCCGTGCTCGCGACGCTCGGCTACGTCGCGAAGGGCATCGCGGTCGTCATCGTCGGCGTGCTCATCGCCGTCGCCGGGTTCCGCAGCGACCCGGAGCAGGCGACCGGGCTCGACGGGGCCTTCGACGCCCTCCGGTCGATGCCGGGCGGGCCGGTCGTGCTCGTCGTGGTCGGACTCGGGTTCGCGGCCTTCGGGCTGTACAGCTTCGTGCGGGCCCGGTACGCGCGGATCTGA